The following coding sequences lie in one Arachis ipaensis cultivar K30076 chromosome B05, Araip1.1, whole genome shotgun sequence genomic window:
- the LOC110272215 gene encoding nuclear pore complex protein NUP85-like codes for MLRLHGSYQLDQLSNCELENGLVEAVAVLISKMPRLCHESTNGKLGELLKSKPDFIKVKFAIQYMRRAIQKLLGCTEENPEEGKGCCLIVLFSYLYFG; via the exons ATGCTGAGGTTGCATGGATCTTATCAACTAGATCAGCTTAGTAATTGTGAG TTAGAGAATGGGCTTGTGGAGGCAGTTGCTGTTCTTATTTCCAAAATGCCCCGCCTATGTCATGAATCTACTAATGGAAAATTAGGTGAACTCCTTAAATCCAAGCCTGACTTCATCAAG GTAAAGTTTGCAATCCAATACATGCGAAGAGCAATTCAAAAGCTTTTAGGTTGCACTGAAGAAAATCCAGAAGAAGGGAAAGGGTGCTGCCTAATTGTTCTATTCTCATACTTGTATTTTGGATGA